A genome region from Balneolaceae bacterium includes the following:
- a CDS encoding tetratricopeptide repeat protein: protein MKHPLIHILFAALLLGVSLAAQAQQRSGEPPDSLKARAAYIEGLRAFENEEYTEAVQLLSAAQAMLSDHAAVNFALADAYLRAGKLPDASAYGRQAVELEPANKWFRLKLEEIYRTAGRNDAAVTQLREALKHHPNDTDVIYRLADALARQGERAESNRLYNRMIRLRGPSVEVYLQKLRNFSEMAQQDSSIATLNRIRELDPGNLANLQLLSQFYRKMGRDGQAKAMLREALERNRRDPNTLLMFSEMLASEAKWDSVSTLLGDLVSDSLVARDAKMSVAEFMLSRFRQDTAGVELREATGRLLDRFRQAEPEFGPAHALAADFFSYTGQNGRALKALASTTELMPSNSQAWIQRLQLLSVEGRAEEVVELAPRAEENVPQNPFVLYFTGSAHLQRGDYEEAARKLEQAAGLPARSELKAAIYTTLGDAWSSLDAWEESNSAYEQALQLDPGNATLLNNYAYALSRQQVRLEEAERMILRALDMQPANAAFLDTAGWVYFQLEQYGQARDYIRKSIDTGEASAEVLEHMGDVMERMGNLEEARSWWRKALEMAPSRTHLKEKLQQRP, encoded by the coding sequence ATGAAGCATCCGCTCATCCACATACTTTTCGCCGCCCTTCTGCTGGGCGTTTCACTGGCCGCGCAGGCCCAGCAGCGCAGCGGGGAACCCCCTGACAGCCTCAAGGCCCGGGCCGCCTACATCGAGGGCCTGCGGGCATTTGAGAACGAAGAGTACACGGAGGCGGTACAGCTGCTCTCGGCCGCACAGGCCATGCTGTCGGACCATGCCGCCGTCAATTTTGCGCTGGCGGACGCCTATCTTCGCGCGGGCAAACTCCCCGACGCCTCCGCCTACGGACGGCAGGCGGTTGAGCTGGAGCCCGCCAACAAGTGGTTCCGCCTGAAACTGGAGGAAATTTACCGCACGGCCGGCCGCAACGACGCCGCCGTAACCCAGCTGCGGGAAGCCCTGAAGCACCATCCCAACGATACCGACGTGATCTACCGGCTGGCCGACGCGCTGGCCCGGCAGGGCGAGCGGGCGGAGTCAAACCGGCTCTACAACCGGATGATCCGCCTGCGGGGGCCCTCTGTGGAGGTCTACCTGCAGAAGCTGCGCAACTTCAGCGAAATGGCACAGCAGGACTCCTCCATCGCCACCCTCAACCGCATCCGCGAGCTGGACCCCGGCAACCTGGCCAACCTGCAGCTGCTCAGCCAGTTCTACCGCAAGATGGGCCGTGACGGGCAGGCCAAGGCCATGCTCCGAGAGGCGCTGGAGCGCAACCGGCGTGACCCTAACACCTTGCTTATGTTTTCCGAAATGCTGGCCTCCGAGGCCAAATGGGACAGCGTCTCCACCCTGCTGGGCGACCTGGTTTCCGACTCACTGGTCGCCCGCGACGCCAAGATGTCGGTGGCCGAGTTCATGCTCTCGCGTTTCCGCCAGGACACCGCCGGCGTCGAGCTGCGCGAGGCCACCGGCCGCCTGCTGGACCGTTTCCGGCAGGCGGAGCCCGAATTCGGACCCGCCCACGCCCTGGCGGCCGACTTTTTCTCCTACACCGGACAGAACGGCCGCGCCCTGAAGGCCCTGGCCTCCACCACCGAACTGATGCCCTCCAACAGCCAGGCCTGGATACAGCGCCTGCAGCTGCTGTCGGTGGAGGGCCGCGCCGAAGAGGTGGTGGAGCTCGCCCCGCGCGCCGAGGAGAACGTGCCCCAGAATCCCTTTGTGCTCTATTTCACGGGCAGCGCCCACCTGCAGCGGGGCGACTACGAAGAGGCGGCCCGGAAACTGGAGCAGGCTGCCGGCCTGCCCGCCCGCAGCGAGCTGAAAGCGGCCATCTACACCACCCTGGGCGACGCCTGGTCCAGCCTGGACGCCTGGGAGGAGAGCAACAGCGCCTACGAGCAGGCGCTGCAGCTCGATCCCGGCAACGCCACCCTGCTCAACAACTACGCCTACGCCCTTTCGCGCCAGCAGGTACGCCTGGAGGAGGCCGAACGGATGATCCTGCGAGCCCTTGACATGCAGCCCGCCAACGCCGCCTTCCTGGACACCGCAGGCTGGGTTTACTTCCAGCTGGAACAGTACGGGCAGGCGCGCGACTACATCCGGAAATCCATCGACACCGGGGAGGCCAGCGCGGAGGTGCTCGAGCACATGGGCGACGTGATGGAGCGCATGGGCAACCTGGAGGAGGCCCGGTCCTGGTGGCGCAAGGCGCTGGAGATGGCCCCCTCACGCACCCACCTCAAGGAGAAACTCCAGCAGCGGCCGTGA
- a CDS encoding helical backbone metal receptor, with the protein MDPTPQRIVSLVPSLTELLFDLGAGDRLVGRTRFCVHPKEKVEQVPIIGGTKNPRVDDILELEPDYVVANREENRREDVERLQEAVHVRVTRIATIEEALLAIHEVGGDLGCGESARELTGGISEALEERPDEPDLRTAYCIWKDPWMTVGGDTYIHDVLTHWGLRNVFGSQTRYPRFEPEKLARRHPELVLLSSEPYPFKEKHLQAVEQHVPDARVLLVEGEWFSWYGSRMKHAFRRLNVWRKAIA; encoded by the coding sequence ATGGATCCCACACCGCAACGCATCGTAAGCCTGGTGCCCAGCCTCACCGAGCTGCTCTTCGACCTGGGGGCGGGGGACCGCCTCGTGGGACGCACCCGCTTCTGCGTGCATCCCAAGGAGAAGGTCGAGCAGGTGCCCATTATCGGGGGGACCAAAAACCCTCGGGTGGATGACATTCTTGAGCTGGAACCCGACTACGTGGTGGCCAACCGCGAGGAGAACCGGCGCGAGGATGTGGAGCGGCTGCAGGAGGCCGTCCACGTGCGGGTCACCCGCATCGCCACCATCGAGGAGGCTCTGCTGGCCATTCACGAGGTGGGCGGGGACCTGGGATGCGGGGAGTCCGCACGCGAGCTCACCGGTGGAATCAGCGAGGCTCTGGAGGAGCGTCCCGACGAACCCGACCTGCGCACGGCCTACTGCATCTGGAAGGACCCGTGGATGACGGTGGGCGGAGATACCTACATCCACGACGTGCTGACCCACTGGGGCCTGCGCAACGTCTTTGGCTCCCAGACGCGCTACCCGCGCTTCGAGCCGGAGAAGCTGGCGCGCCGCCACCCCGAACTGGTGCTGCTCAGCAGCGAGCCCTACCCTTTCAAGGAAAAGCACCTGCAGGCGGTCGAGCAGCACGTCCCCGACGCGCGGGTGCTGCTGGTGGAGGGCGAATGGTTCAGCTGGTACGGCTCGCGCATGAAGCACGCCTTCCGGCGGCTGAATGTATGGAGAAAGGCCATCGCATGA
- a CDS encoding fructosamine kinase family protein codes for MIPGELRDALEGVRPDSGVGEPLRISGVTRVSGGSINEAARLETGTHGTCFLKWNRAADPDMFRAESLGLEELRAAASGLRIPRTLSFGKTGGTGYLLMEYVEEGSPAGGAAERFGRRLAVQHGHSREQFGLDHDNYIGRLPQSNRAHERWTDFFREERLEPQVAMAVDDGKLSAEIARAFERLYGKLEELIPEEPPALLHGDLWGGNFYWGPDGEAVIYDPAVYYGHREIEMAFTRLFGGFPAAFYRAYDEESPLEPGFEDRVDLYNLYPLLVHTNLFGGSYARQVEAIVNRLT; via the coding sequence ATGATTCCCGGGGAGCTGCGCGACGCACTCGAGGGCGTCCGGCCCGATTCGGGCGTGGGAGAGCCCCTGCGCATTTCCGGCGTTACCCGCGTATCCGGCGGCAGCATCAACGAGGCGGCGCGACTGGAGACCGGCACACACGGAACCTGTTTTCTCAAATGGAACCGCGCCGCCGACCCGGACATGTTCCGCGCGGAGAGCCTGGGGCTGGAAGAGCTTCGCGCGGCCGCCAGCGGACTCCGCATTCCCCGCACGCTCTCCTTCGGGAAAACCGGCGGCACCGGATACCTGCTGATGGAATACGTGGAGGAGGGCAGCCCCGCCGGGGGCGCCGCAGAGCGATTCGGCCGGCGCCTGGCCGTACAGCACGGCCATAGCCGTGAGCAATTTGGACTGGACCACGACAACTACATCGGCCGCCTGCCGCAGTCGAACCGTGCCCACGAACGCTGGACCGACTTTTTCCGGGAGGAGCGGCTGGAGCCCCAGGTAGCCATGGCGGTAGACGACGGAAAGCTGTCCGCCGAAATCGCACGCGCCTTCGAGCGTCTCTACGGCAAACTGGAGGAGCTCATCCCCGAAGAACCGCCCGCCCTGCTGCACGGCGATCTCTGGGGAGGCAACTTCTACTGGGGACCCGATGGCGAGGCGGTGATCTACGATCCCGCCGTCTACTACGGCCACCGCGAAATCGAGATGGCCTTCACCCGCCTGTTCGGCGGCTTTCCCGCAGCGTTCTACCGCGCCTACGATGAGGAGAGCCCGCTGGAGCCGGGCTTCGAGGACCGCGTCGACCTCTACAACCTCTATCCCCTGCTGGTGCACACCAACCTCTTCGGCGGAAGCTACGCCCGCCAGGTGGAGGCCATCGTGAACCGACTGACCTGA
- a CDS encoding low molecular weight protein-tyrosine-phosphatase, which yields MIPDKPITKDSPFRILFVCLGNICRSPTAEGVFQHLVNEEGLQGYFEIESAGTSAYHIGEPANSKSQQTANRHGITLHSRARRFESSDLDYYNLVLAMDKENLSNIKSLDAQSRYGHKIALMREFDPNPGDREVPDPYYGGIDGFEKVFQVVRRSCQELLDRLSERVDADSGTES from the coding sequence ATGATTCCTGACAAACCGATCACCAAGGATTCTCCCTTCCGCATCCTCTTTGTCTGCCTGGGCAACATCTGCCGCAGTCCCACCGCCGAGGGCGTGTTTCAGCACCTGGTAAACGAGGAGGGCCTGCAGGGTTATTTTGAAATTGAGTCGGCCGGCACCTCCGCCTACCACATAGGCGAGCCGGCCAACAGCAAAAGCCAGCAGACAGCCAACCGTCACGGCATCACCCTGCACTCGCGGGCCCGCCGCTTTGAGTCCTCCGACCTCGACTACTACAACCTGGTCCTGGCCATGGACAAGGAGAACCTCTCCAACATCAAGAGCCTGGACGCACAAAGTCGGTACGGTCACAAGATAGCCCTGATGCGGGAGTTCGACCCCAATCCCGGCGATCGCGAGGTGCCCGATCCCTACTACGGGGGCATAGACGGCTTCGAAAAGGTCTTCCAGGTGGTCCGCCGCTCCTGCCAGGAGCTACTCGACCGGCTCTCCGAGCGCGTGGACGCCGACTCCGGCACCGAATCATGA
- the ileS gene encoding isoleucine--tRNA ligase, protein MSKQFEEVKKLNYSKHEVETLRWWKENDIFRKSLSSREEGIPFTFYEGPPTANGKPGIHHVMSRTVKDLFCRYKTLKGFRVERKAGWDTHGLPVEIEVEKELGLEGREQVEAFGMDKYNEKCRSSVLKYKDLWDKLTNRMAYWVDLDDPYVTFENDYIESVWWAFKTLYEKGLVYQGYKIQWYSPGSGTVLSSHEVSLGYQETQDPSIFVKFPVDGEEKTYFLAWTTTPWTIVSNMALAVNPDLDYVRVRLSEGGRTEDYILAKECLEEVLDHDYEIVEEYRGSDLVGRTYEPIFDYGRRAHPEADAWKVIEADYVSTEEGTGLVHIAPAFGADDYDHAIDKGIPLFNPIDGDGRFTEQAGDFAGQWFKDADKEIARAIKDRHMMYKHETCVHNYPFDWRKGTPLMQFPVESWFIRTTDVKDKMVSSNREINWKPPSTGTGRFGTWLENNVDWAVSRQRYWGTPIPLWVSDKDPDYVECIGSVEELRRKAGLPEDKEIDLHRPHIDGITWEGPNGGTMRRIPDLLDVWFDSGSMPFAQWHYPFENKELFDENFPADFIAEGVDQTRGWFYTLHALGTMLFDQPAYRNVVSNGLVLDENGEKMSKSKGNSVEPFEVIQKYGADTVRWYMMSNSSPWENLRFSEDGLQETQRKFFNTLVNTYSFFAMYANIDGFTYDGTPIPAGDRTEMDRWIISRANTTVKLVDEHLDDYEPTKAARAIEDFTEELSNWYVRRNRRRFWKEGKSLDKKAAYQTLYECLMDLAKLISPIAPYLGEWLFQRLNQVTQKDEESVHLSFYPTVEETAIDKQLENRMQMARQISSMVLSLRNRIEINVRQPLARIILPIENEEDRQAVESMKDIILDEVNVKEIQYADDDSGIVEKSAKPNYPVLGKKLGEKVKALAPRVKELTTEEITQYEQSGSIEIDLGGEYGTVRLGSEGLEISRTGLEGWSVETEGGLSVALDTEMTPELEREGLAREFVNRIQNMRKEADFEVVDRIWIGFEGSGRLEEAVASMDDYIQRETLAEEIHSKKLEVSDFVKQWEIGDEPCTISIRRTPKQ, encoded by the coding sequence ATGAGCAAACAGTTCGAAGAAGTAAAGAAACTCAACTACTCCAAACACGAGGTGGAAACCCTCCGCTGGTGGAAGGAGAACGACATCTTCCGCAAGAGCCTCAGCAGCCGCGAGGAGGGCATCCCGTTTACCTTCTATGAGGGACCCCCGACGGCAAACGGCAAACCGGGCATCCACCACGTAATGTCGCGTACGGTGAAGGACCTCTTCTGCCGCTACAAGACCCTCAAGGGTTTCCGCGTGGAGCGCAAGGCGGGATGGGACACCCATGGCCTGCCGGTGGAGATCGAGGTTGAGAAGGAGCTGGGGCTCGAGGGACGCGAGCAGGTCGAGGCCTTCGGCATGGACAAGTACAACGAGAAGTGCCGCAGCAGCGTGCTGAAGTACAAGGACCTGTGGGACAAGCTCACCAATCGCATGGCTTACTGGGTGGACCTGGACGATCCCTATGTAACTTTTGAGAACGACTACATCGAGTCGGTCTGGTGGGCCTTCAAAACCCTCTACGAAAAAGGCCTGGTCTACCAGGGCTACAAGATCCAGTGGTACTCTCCCGGCAGCGGCACCGTGCTCTCCTCCCACGAGGTGAGTCTGGGCTACCAGGAGACGCAGGATCCCTCCATTTTTGTGAAGTTCCCGGTGGACGGCGAGGAGAAGACCTATTTCCTGGCCTGGACCACCACTCCGTGGACCATCGTCTCCAACATGGCCCTGGCCGTGAATCCCGACCTCGACTACGTCCGCGTGCGCCTGTCGGAGGGCGGCCGGACCGAAGACTATATCCTGGCCAAGGAGTGCCTGGAGGAGGTGCTCGACCACGACTACGAGATCGTGGAGGAGTACCGCGGCAGCGACCTGGTCGGCCGCACCTACGAGCCTATTTTCGACTACGGCCGCCGGGCCCATCCCGAGGCGGACGCCTGGAAGGTGATCGAGGCCGATTACGTCTCCACCGAAGAGGGCACTGGCCTGGTGCACATCGCCCCGGCCTTCGGCGCCGACGACTACGACCACGCCATCGACAAGGGCATTCCCCTGTTCAACCCCATCGACGGGGACGGTCGCTTCACGGAGCAGGCCGGAGACTTCGCCGGCCAGTGGTTCAAGGACGCCGACAAGGAGATCGCCCGCGCCATCAAGGACAGGCACATGATGTACAAGCACGAAACCTGCGTGCACAACTACCCCTTCGACTGGCGCAAGGGCACCCCGCTTATGCAGTTTCCGGTGGAGTCGTGGTTCATCCGCACCACCGACGTGAAGGACAAGATGGTCTCCTCCAACAGGGAGATCAACTGGAAGCCCCCCAGCACCGGCACTGGACGTTTCGGCACCTGGCTGGAGAACAACGTCGACTGGGCCGTCTCCCGCCAGCGCTACTGGGGCACCCCCATCCCCCTCTGGGTCAGCGACAAGGACCCGGATTACGTGGAGTGCATCGGCAGCGTAGAGGAGCTGCGCCGCAAGGCGGGGCTGCCGGAAGACAAGGAGATCGACCTGCACCGCCCGCACATCGACGGCATTACCTGGGAGGGGCCCAACGGCGGCACCATGCGCCGCATCCCCGACCTGCTGGACGTCTGGTTTGACTCCGGCTCCATGCCCTTCGCCCAGTGGCACTACCCCTTTGAGAACAAGGAGCTTTTCGACGAGAACTTTCCTGCCGATTTCATCGCCGAGGGGGTTGACCAGACCCGCGGGTGGTTCTATACCCTGCACGCCCTTGGCACCATGCTCTTCGACCAGCCCGCCTACCGCAACGTGGTTTCCAACGGGCTGGTGCTCGACGAGAACGGCGAGAAGATGAGCAAGTCGAAGGGCAATAGCGTGGAGCCCTTCGAGGTGATACAAAAATACGGGGCCGACACCGTCCGCTGGTATATGATGAGCAACTCTTCTCCCTGGGAGAACCTGCGTTTCAGCGAGGATGGACTGCAGGAGACCCAGCGCAAATTCTTCAACACCTTGGTGAACACCTACTCCTTTTTCGCGATGTACGCCAACATCGACGGCTTCACCTACGACGGCACGCCCATCCCCGCCGGGGACCGCACGGAGATGGACCGCTGGATCATCTCGCGCGCCAACACCACCGTAAAGCTGGTGGACGAACACCTGGACGACTACGAGCCCACCAAGGCGGCGCGCGCCATCGAGGATTTCACCGAGGAGCTCAGCAACTGGTACGTGCGCCGCAACCGCCGGCGTTTCTGGAAGGAGGGCAAGAGCCTGGACAAGAAGGCCGCCTACCAGACCCTCTACGAATGCCTGATGGACCTGGCCAAACTTATCTCCCCCATCGCTCCCTACCTGGGCGAATGGCTCTTCCAGCGCCTCAACCAGGTTACGCAAAAAGACGAGGAGTCGGTGCACCTCTCCTTCTATCCTACGGTGGAGGAGACTGCCATCGACAAGCAGCTGGAGAACCGCATGCAGATGGCGCGGCAGATCTCCTCCATGGTGCTCAGCCTGCGCAACCGCATCGAGATCAACGTGCGCCAGCCGCTGGCCCGCATCATCCTGCCCATCGAGAACGAGGAGGACCGCCAGGCTGTGGAGTCGATGAAGGACATTATTCTGGACGAGGTGAACGTTAAGGAGATCCAGTACGCGGACGACGACTCCGGCATCGTGGAGAAGTCGGCCAAGCCCAACTACCCTGTGCTGGGCAAGAAACTGGGCGAGAAGGTCAAGGCCCTGGCACCGCGCGTGAAGGAACTTACCACTGAAGAGATTACGCAATACGAGCAGAGCGGCTCCATTGAAATCGACCTGGGCGGGGAGTACGGTACCGTGCGCCTGGGCAGCGAGGGACTTGAAATAAGCCGGACCGGCCTGGAAGGCTGGTCGGTGGAGACCGAGGGCGGGCTCAGCGTAGCCCTCGACACCGAGATGACGCCCGAACTGGAACGCGAGGGGTTGGCCCGCGAGTTTGTCAACCGCATCCAGAACATGCGCAAGGAGGCCGATTTCGAGGTGGTCGACCGCATCTGGATCGGTTTCGAAGGCTCCGGCCGTCTGGAGGAGGCCGTTGCGTCCATGGATGACTACATCCAACGGGAAACCCTCGCCGAAGAGATTCACAGCAAGAAGCTGGAGGTCTCGGATTTTGTCAAACAGTGGGAAATCGGTGACGAACCATGCACCATTTCCATCAGAAGAACCCCCAAACAATAA
- a CDS encoding TraR/DksA C4-type zinc finger protein, whose translation MASPKNDERVSPYSDEDLEYFKEIILKKRSEAENELESLQNSLRDSMENASDESAYSFHMADAGTDAQEREKTYMLYNRTRKFVKYLDEALKRIENKTYGVCKVTGKKISKGRLEAVPHTQLSIEAKLKRR comes from the coding sequence ATGGCATCCCCCAAAAATGATGAACGCGTATCTCCCTATTCGGACGAGGATTTGGAGTATTTCAAGGAGATCATTCTGAAAAAGCGGTCGGAGGCCGAGAATGAGCTGGAATCGCTGCAGAACTCCCTCCGTGACAGTATGGAGAACGCCTCCGACGAGTCGGCCTACTCCTTTCACATGGCGGACGCCGGCACTGACGCCCAGGAGCGCGAGAAGACCTACATGCTCTACAACCGTACCCGCAAATTTGTCAAATACCTCGACGAAGCGCTCAAGCGCATCGAGAACAAGACCTACGGGGTGTGCAAGGTGACGGGCAAGAAAATCTCCAAGGGCCGCCTGGAGGCCGTACCCCACACACAGCTCAGTATCGAGGCCAAGTTAAAACGCCGTTGA
- a CDS encoding signal peptidase II, with protein MSIESSHNAKLWALSLPAVLVVVLDQVTKYLVRTTPELQNWDLVPGLLSFHYTQNPGMALGMDWAPTPVISSVAIVVALGLLVYILKTLHHATAGYLVCMGLIIGGAFGNIIDRLIMAKIQGYGGVLDGHVVDFIHFTMIAPDWVPWLGGYPVFPYIFNIADSAISVAIVVLLLFHQKFLHPQTRGDSGAHEAAETSPEGTATP; from the coding sequence GTGTCTATCGAATCCTCCCATAACGCCAAACTTTGGGCCCTCAGCCTGCCTGCCGTACTGGTGGTGGTTCTCGACCAGGTCACGAAGTACCTGGTGCGGACGACTCCCGAGCTGCAGAACTGGGACTTGGTTCCCGGCCTGCTCTCCTTTCACTACACACAGAACCCGGGGATGGCCCTGGGAATGGACTGGGCTCCCACACCGGTCATCAGTTCCGTCGCCATCGTGGTCGCCCTGGGTCTGCTGGTCTACATCCTGAAAACCCTGCACCATGCCACTGCGGGCTACCTGGTGTGCATGGGACTAATTATCGGAGGGGCCTTCGGCAACATCATCGACCGCCTGATCATGGCGAAGATTCAAGGCTACGGGGGTGTTCTCGATGGACACGTCGTCGATTTTATTCACTTCACCATGATCGCCCCTGACTGGGTGCCCTGGCTGGGCGGTTATCCCGTCTTTCCTTACATTTTCAACATCGCCGACTCGGCCATAAGCGTGGCCATAGTCGTGCTGCTTCTTTTCCACCAGAAATTTCTGCATCCGCAGACGCGCGGAGATTCCGGCGCCCACGAGGCCGCGGAGACTTCACCGGAGGGTACAGCTACTCCCTGA
- a CDS encoding bifunctional 3,4-dihydroxy-2-butanone-4-phosphate synthase/GTP cyclohydrolase II, producing the protein MSGSTRFDRIEEAVEDIKQGRMVIVVDDEDRENEGDFLMAAEKVSPEAVNLMAKYGRGLICVPITRQKAYSLDLDYMVNEGADPDEAAFTVSVDHKELTTTGISASDRANTIRELIRDDAQPGQFRRPGHIFPLIGTEGGVLRRAGHTEAAIDLARLAGLRPAGIICEIMKDNGEMARIPDLVEIADEFNMKLVTIKDLIAYRMQNETLVRKIVQVNLPTIYGDFNLHAFEERLTGDHHLALTKGSWEESDPVLVRVHSSCMTGDIFGSKRCDCGEQLHQALLQVEKEGRGVVLYMNQEGRGIGLVNKLKAYKLQEQGMDTVEANEALGFEPDHRDYGVGAQILRTLDVSKLRLMTNNPVKRVGLKSFGLEMVERVPLEVGAYPENVRYLKTKRDKMGHDLKLKELDPHDPEFLDSIVRE; encoded by the coding sequence ATGTCCGGCTCCACCCGCTTCGACCGCATTGAAGAAGCTGTCGAAGACATTAAACAGGGTCGCATGGTCATCGTCGTGGACGACGAGGACCGCGAGAACGAAGGCGACTTCCTGATGGCCGCCGAAAAGGTATCCCCGGAAGCGGTCAACCTGATGGCCAAATACGGGCGGGGACTCATCTGCGTGCCTATCACCCGCCAGAAAGCCTACTCGCTGGACCTGGACTACATGGTCAACGAGGGCGCCGACCCTGACGAGGCCGCTTTTACGGTCTCGGTGGACCATAAGGAGTTGACCACCACGGGCATTTCCGCCTCCGACCGGGCCAACACCATTCGCGAGCTGATCCGTGACGACGCCCAGCCGGGACAATTCCGCCGGCCGGGCCACATCTTCCCCCTCATCGGAACCGAGGGCGGCGTGCTGCGCCGCGCCGGCCATACCGAGGCGGCCATCGACCTTGCGCGCCTGGCCGGGCTCAGGCCCGCCGGCATCATCTGCGAGATCATGAAGGACAACGGGGAGATGGCCCGCATCCCCGACCTGGTGGAGATCGCCGACGAGTTCAACATGAAGCTCGTCACCATCAAGGACCTCATCGCCTACCGCATGCAGAACGAGACCCTGGTGCGCAAGATCGTCCAGGTGAACCTGCCCACCATCTACGGCGACTTCAACCTGCACGCCTTCGAAGAGCGCCTGACCGGCGACCACCACCTGGCGCTCACTAAAGGAAGCTGGGAGGAGAGCGATCCGGTGCTGGTGCGGGTGCACTCGTCCTGTATGACGGGCGACATTTTCGGCTCGAAGCGCTGCGACTGCGGCGAGCAGCTCCACCAGGCCCTTCTGCAGGTGGAGAAGGAAGGCCGGGGCGTGGTGCTCTACATGAACCAGGAGGGACGGGGCATCGGACTCGTCAACAAGCTGAAGGCCTACAAGCTGCAGGAGCAGGGCATGGACACGGTGGAGGCCAATGAGGCCCTGGGCTTCGAGCCCGACCACCGCGACTACGGCGTGGGGGCGCAGATTCTGCGCACGCTGGACGTGAGCAAGCTGCGGCTGATGACCAACAACCCGGTCAAGAGGGTGGGGCTGAAAAGCTTCGGTCTGGAGATGGTGGAGCGCGTGCCCCTGGAAGTGGGCGCCTATCCCGAAAACGTGCGTTACCTGAAGACCAAGAGGGACAAGATGGGACACGACCTGAAACTGAAGGAACTGGACCCCCACGATCCCGAATTCCTCGACAGCATTGTCAGGGAGTAG
- the yajC gene encoding preprotein translocase subunit YajC: MFESAPLLFMAGQEGSGWTSLIFMAAIFLIFYWFIIRPQSQRQKEIQEKVSNIEKGDKIVTSGGMVAQVTAVEEDSVLAEIDKGVKARFMKSSITDVNPNKNDN; the protein is encoded by the coding sequence ATGTTCGAATCAGCACCGTTGTTGTTCATGGCCGGCCAGGAAGGAAGCGGGTGGACCAGCCTCATCTTCATGGCGGCCATCTTCCTCATTTTTTACTGGTTCATCATCCGTCCCCAGAGCCAGCGCCAAAAAGAGATCCAGGAGAAAGTTTCCAACATTGAGAAGGGCGACAAGATCGTCACCTCGGGCGGAATGGTGGCACAGGTTACGGCTGTTGAGGAGGACTCTGTACTGGCCGAAATTGACAAGGGCGTGAAAGCGCGCTTTATGAAAAGCTCCATTACGGACGTCAATCCCAACAAGAACGATAACTAG